The proteins below come from a single Kitasatospora sp. NBC_00315 genomic window:
- a CDS encoding lanthionine synthetase C family protein, whose product MATTAWKAATWRPVVRDAQSAATVRDTAVDVLSRLRDPDIVEDTARTTPPHGRPRWTSHSTAQGTCGLALAFGHLDRCLPGEGWDSVAHHHLARAVATTAREPVAGLGLFAGLAGMAFTTAYLANDGERYRTLLGDIDDNLYARIPPRLPTLGRQGLAFGAFDLVSGWTGVAAYLHSRPPGPSRDRALSTLLGRLVDLCRDVGGIPAWHTPHALIADEGMRERYPSAVANCGLAHGITGPLALLSLAHADGPAVAGHTEAIRRAASWLAAQHVDTARGGAYPAVVALGEGAPAPSSARDAWCYGSPGVARALWLAGTALDDPGLTDAATAALRAVLGRPVPWRRIDSPGFCHGVAGLLQVTLRFAAESGDEEIGAGARRLVGQLLGAYRPRSRFGYRSIESDGTREDRIGLLEGVPGIALALLAAATPEPPAWDRLFLLS is encoded by the coding sequence ATGGCGACGACGGCATGGAAGGCGGCCACCTGGCGGCCGGTCGTCCGTGACGCGCAGAGCGCCGCCACGGTACGGGACACGGCCGTGGACGTGCTGTCCCGGCTGCGGGATCCCGACATCGTCGAAGACACGGCCAGGACGACCCCGCCCCACGGGCGTCCGCGCTGGACGTCCCACAGCACCGCACAGGGCACCTGCGGCCTCGCCCTGGCCTTCGGACACCTCGACCGATGCCTGCCCGGCGAGGGCTGGGACTCCGTGGCGCACCACCACCTCGCCCGCGCCGTCGCCACCACCGCGAGGGAGCCCGTGGCAGGTTTGGGGCTCTTCGCCGGCCTCGCCGGCATGGCGTTCACCACCGCATACCTGGCGAACGACGGGGAACGCTACCGGACCCTGCTCGGCGACATCGACGACAACCTGTACGCCCGAATTCCCCCGCGCCTTCCCACCCTCGGCAGGCAGGGCCTCGCCTTCGGCGCCTTCGACCTCGTCTCGGGGTGGACCGGGGTGGCCGCGTACCTCCACTCCCGGCCGCCCGGCCCGAGCCGGGACCGTGCGCTGAGCACCCTGCTCGGCCGGCTGGTCGACCTGTGCCGGGACGTCGGCGGGATCCCCGCCTGGCACACCCCCCACGCGCTCATCGCCGACGAGGGAATGCGCGAGCGGTACCCGTCCGCGGTCGCCAACTGCGGTCTGGCCCACGGCATCACCGGCCCGCTCGCGCTGCTCTCCCTCGCCCATGCCGACGGCCCGGCCGTCGCGGGGCACACCGAGGCGATCCGCCGGGCCGCGTCCTGGCTCGCCGCGCAGCACGTCGACACCGCCCGCGGCGGCGCGTACCCGGCGGTCGTCGCCCTCGGCGAGGGGGCCCCCGCGCCGTCGTCCGCCCGCGACGCCTGGTGCTACGGCAGCCCCGGCGTCGCCCGTGCCCTGTGGTTGGCCGGTACCGCGCTGGACGACCCCGGGCTCACCGATGCGGCCACGGCCGCCCTGCGGGCCGTCCTGGGACGACCGGTCCCCTGGAGGCGCATCGACTCGCCCGGCTTCTGCCACGGCGTCGCGGGCCTCCTACAGGTCACCCTCCGTTTCGCCGCCGAGAGCGGCGACGAGGAGATCGGCGCGGGCGCACGCCGTCTCGTCGGCCAGCTGCTCGGCGCGTACCGGCCCCGGTCGCGCTTCGGCTACCGCAGCATCGAATCCGACGGCACGCGCGAGGACCGGATCGGCCTGCTCGAAGGCGTCCCCGGGATCGCTCTCGCCCTCCTGGCCGCCGCCACTCCCGAGCCACCCGCCTGGGACCGGCTCTTCCTCCTGTCATGA
- a CDS encoding ricin-type beta-trefoil lectin domain protein has protein sequence MVALTVAATVSGTANTEAAVPPAPSGFSLTWSDDFNGGSGTGIDQSLWKYDTGPGSNFGTGEIETMTSSTSNVYYDGQGHLVLQALHSGSDPRGGWTSGRVETQSASFGAPAGGVVRIESVLQQPNVNTANGAGYWPAFWMLGAPLRDGVTWPKSGEVDIMEDINGRGSVFSTIHCGVNPGGPCNESTGIGSGERACSGCQSGFHDYAAEIDRSVSPEQIRFYLDGNNFFTVNANQVDPTTWSDAIDHPFFIIYDLAIGGGFPDAFGGGPNAATVSGGKLVVDSVAVYNKGPGSGGGGGGGSVTGQSITGPGGKCVDVAGDDTGGDGTAVQLWDCQSGAKDQHWTWSGQTLQTLGKCLDIVGGNSAAGTKLQLATCNTGGYQSWVRQSDGSLRNPASGRCIDSPSAATANGTRLQIWDCNGSGAQKFSIGTPIYAPGGKCVDVAGEDTGGDGTAVQLWDCQQATSLDQKWTWSGQTLRTLGKCLDIAGGNSAAGTQLQLATCNGGGYQNWVANTDGSLSNPTSGRCIDSPSGATANGTRLQIWDCNGSGAQKFSLA, from the coding sequence GTGGTCGCGCTCACGGTGGCGGCCACCGTGAGCGGGACGGCGAACACCGAGGCGGCGGTGCCCCCGGCACCGTCGGGCTTCTCGCTCACCTGGAGCGACGACTTCAACGGTGGGTCCGGGACCGGTATCGATCAGAGCCTGTGGAAGTACGACACCGGGCCGGGCAGCAACTTCGGCACCGGTGAGATCGAGACCATGACCAGCAGCACCTCGAACGTCTACTACGACGGCCAGGGTCATCTGGTGCTCCAGGCCCTGCATTCCGGTTCCGACCCGCGGGGCGGATGGACCTCCGGGCGGGTGGAGACCCAGTCGGCGTCCTTCGGCGCCCCGGCGGGCGGAGTCGTGCGTATCGAGTCCGTCCTGCAGCAGCCGAACGTCAACACCGCCAACGGTGCCGGGTACTGGCCGGCGTTCTGGATGCTCGGCGCACCTCTGCGCGACGGTGTGACCTGGCCGAAGTCCGGCGAGGTCGACATCATGGAGGACATCAACGGCCGCGGTTCCGTCTTCAGTACGATCCACTGCGGCGTGAACCCGGGCGGTCCGTGCAACGAGTCGACCGGCATCGGCTCGGGCGAGCGTGCCTGTTCGGGCTGCCAGAGCGGCTTCCACGACTACGCGGCGGAGATCGACCGCTCGGTGTCACCGGAGCAGATCCGGTTCTACCTCGACGGGAACAACTTCTTCACCGTCAACGCCAACCAGGTGGACCCGACGACCTGGTCCGACGCGATCGACCACCCGTTCTTCATCATCTACGACCTGGCGATCGGCGGCGGCTTCCCGGACGCCTTCGGCGGGGGCCCGAACGCGGCCACGGTCTCGGGCGGCAAGCTGGTCGTCGACTCGGTGGCCGTGTACAACAAGGGTCCCGGCTCCGGTGGTGGCGGCGGCGGTGGTTCGGTGACGGGCCAGTCGATCACCGGTCCGGGCGGCAAGTGCGTGGACGTGGCAGGTGACGACACCGGCGGCGACGGCACGGCGGTGCAGCTGTGGGACTGCCAGTCGGGGGCCAAGGACCAGCACTGGACCTGGAGCGGCCAGACCCTGCAGACCCTCGGCAAGTGCCTGGACATCGTCGGCGGCAACAGCGCCGCAGGTACGAAGCTGCAACTCGCCACGTGCAACACCGGTGGCTACCAGTCATGGGTGCGGCAGAGCGACGGCTCGCTGCGGAACCCGGCCAGCGGCCGGTGCATCGACTCGCCGTCGGCTGCCACCGCGAACGGTACCCGGCTGCAGATCTGGGACTGCAACGGCTCCGGCGCCCAGAAGTTCTCCATCGGCACTCCGATCTACGCACCGGGCGGCAAGTGCGTGGACGTGGCGGGTGAGGACACCGGCGGCGACGGCACCGCGGTCCAGCTCTGGGACTGCCAGCAGGCGACCTCACTCGACCAGAAGTGGACCTGGAGCGGCCAGACCCTGCGCACGCTCGGCAAGTGCCTGGACATCGCCGGCGGCAACAGCGCCGCGGGCACCCAGCTCCAGCTGGCCACGTGCAACGGCGGCGGCTACCAGAACTGGGTTGCCAACACCGACGGTTCGCTGTCGAATCCCACCAGCGGCCGGTGCATCGACTCGCCGTCGGGCGCCACCGCGAACGGAACCCGGCTGCAGATCTGGGACTGCAACGGCTCCGGCGCCCAGAAGTTCTCCCTGGCCTGA
- a CDS encoding PP2C family protein-serine/threonine phosphatase: MAGVAMGGYLIHTRLERSADALNSHLEPGKDKLGELMDSVHEHQLRFLNTTDRLPATHAGSWWYQGQEVRDRSSELILLLDPYPGLKQPAQRLGLAVDSWLAADPRTGDAPLQRIENVAAATDALINEVRAHVRADAADDRDIFLLYSAASTGALLLSALVISHRVSRRIILPLSSLEQQLRRTATDPPDTPAPNPVPGWPARLSEDAERLHLRLRELHWESRRDQEALEQNGESALGLNRILTAQGTAGPGVSACGEMVAAEGILAGDYFDTIALPDDSTALILGDVSGHGVQAGLLAVQLKGAVVTALRLGLGLEAAAFAAWSMLADEEERFSTLALIRIDPRTGSLQWLNAGHEEPLLRRRDGALERLATTGPLVSSLIPGTTEPWQARTTRFVPGDLVVVTTDGITEARSPTGTQFGEEAAGDCVRGLPHGTPPAEAVRALYLAVEQHGADWQRDDTTIVAATLRAAPTAG, from the coding sequence GTGGCCGGCGTGGCCATGGGCGGATACCTGATCCACACCCGGCTGGAGCGCAGCGCTGACGCGCTGAACAGTCATCTGGAGCCGGGCAAGGACAAGCTCGGCGAGCTGATGGACTCGGTGCACGAGCACCAGCTGCGCTTCCTGAACACGACCGACCGGCTCCCCGCGACCCATGCCGGCTCCTGGTGGTACCAGGGCCAGGAGGTCCGCGACCGCTCGTCGGAGCTGATCCTCCTGCTCGACCCCTACCCCGGGCTGAAGCAGCCCGCCCAACGGCTCGGTCTGGCCGTGGACTCCTGGCTGGCCGCTGACCCCCGGACCGGCGATGCCCCGCTGCAGCGGATCGAGAACGTCGCCGCTGCCACGGACGCACTGATCAACGAGGTGCGGGCGCACGTGCGGGCCGACGCGGCCGACGACCGTGACATCTTCCTGCTCTACTCCGCCGCGTCCACCGGGGCACTGCTGCTGTCGGCGCTGGTCATCTCGCACCGGGTTTCGCGCCGCATCATCCTGCCGCTGTCCTCCCTCGAACAGCAGCTTCGGCGGACGGCGACCGATCCGCCGGACACGCCCGCGCCGAACCCGGTGCCGGGGTGGCCGGCCCGGCTCTCGGAGGATGCCGAACGCCTGCACCTGCGGCTGCGGGAGCTGCACTGGGAGTCCCGCCGCGACCAGGAGGCGCTGGAGCAGAACGGCGAGTCGGCGCTCGGGCTGAACCGCATCCTGACCGCCCAGGGCACGGCCGGTCCCGGCGTGAGCGCGTGCGGCGAGATGGTCGCGGCGGAGGGGATCCTCGCGGGCGACTACTTCGACACCATCGCCCTGCCCGACGACAGCACCGCGCTGATCCTCGGTGACGTCTCCGGACACGGCGTCCAGGCCGGACTGCTCGCCGTGCAGCTCAAGGGCGCGGTGGTCACCGCGCTGCGGCTGGGGCTCGGCCTGGAGGCGGCCGCCTTCGCCGCCTGGTCGATGCTGGCGGACGAGGAGGAGCGCTTCAGCACGCTGGCCCTGATCCGGATCGACCCCCGTACCGGCTCGCTGCAGTGGCTCAACGCCGGGCACGAGGAACCCCTGCTTCGACGGCGCGACGGCGCCCTGGAACGCCTGGCGACGACGGGTCCGCTGGTCAGCTCACTGATACCGGGGACCACCGAGCCCTGGCAGGCCAGGACCACCCGCTTCGTACCGGGCGACCTCGTGGTGGTGACCACGGACGGCATCACCGAGGCCAGGAGCCCGACCGGTACGCAGTTCGGCGAGGAAGCGGCCGGCGACTGCGTCCGAGGGCTCCCGCACGGCACGCCTCCCGCCGAGGCGGTGCGAGCGCTGTATCTCGCCGTCGAACAGCACGGCGCCGACTGGCAGCGCGACGACACCACCATCGTGGCCGCCACGCTCCGCGCCGCGCCCACCGCCGGCTGA
- a CDS encoding nuclear transport factor 2 family protein — MTDTQSQEPAASATSTTRTGRSDPSDPKTASTGAADFADRWSAFWAEPDPASLGTLSHPEIVLHWPGRPEPIVGLDHWQAQVAGTLERFPDLRLRVTAHARSGSVVFIGWEATATVDGRTAVWEGVDRMRLVGGLVVESTVVFDTAALRGRSA; from the coding sequence ATGACAGACACCCAGTCCCAGGAACCGGCCGCGTCGGCCACGAGCACCACCCGCACGGGCCGAAGCGACCCGAGCGACCCCAAAACCGCGAGCACCGGTGCGGCCGACTTCGCCGACCGCTGGTCCGCGTTCTGGGCGGAGCCGGACCCGGCCTCGCTGGGCACCCTGAGCCACCCCGAGATCGTGCTGCACTGGCCCGGTCGCCCCGAGCCGATCGTCGGCCTCGACCACTGGCAGGCTCAGGTGGCCGGCACCCTGGAACGCTTTCCCGACCTGCGGTTGCGGGTGACCGCTCACGCTCGGAGCGGGAGCGTGGTCTTCATCGGCTGGGAGGCCACCGCCACGGTGGACGGCCGGACCGCCGTCTGGGAGGGCGTCGACCGGATGCGGCTGGTGGGCGGCCTGGTGGTGGAATCCACGGTCGTCTTCGACACGGCCGCGCTGCGCGGGCGCTCCGCCTGA
- a CDS encoding TetR/AcrR family transcriptional regulator yields MARRTQADRSENTTGEIVDAAITLFGREGYAAVSIDGIARAAGVTKGAVYHHFDGKTALLRAAFVHQEQRRAQQLAAAAAGSPDALTAVRAGCAAFLRTCLDPAVRRILLLDGPAVLGWESIRAIEAEYSVALLRRGLANATAEGRLRAGDLEIRTHLLLGALCEAGMLLARASDSEAALAGVTREVDALLEAFAT; encoded by the coding sequence GTGGCCAGAAGGACCCAGGCGGACCGCTCGGAGAACACCACCGGAGAGATCGTCGACGCGGCGATCACCCTCTTCGGCCGGGAGGGCTACGCCGCCGTGTCGATCGACGGGATCGCCCGCGCGGCGGGCGTCACCAAGGGCGCGGTCTACCACCACTTCGACGGCAAGACCGCACTCCTGCGGGCCGCCTTCGTCCACCAGGAGCAGCGCCGCGCGCAGCAGTTGGCCGCAGCTGCCGCCGGATCGCCGGACGCGCTGACCGCCGTCCGGGCCGGCTGTGCGGCCTTCCTGCGCACCTGCCTGGACCCCGCGGTACGGCGGATCCTGCTGCTCGACGGGCCGGCCGTGCTCGGGTGGGAGAGCATCCGCGCGATCGAGGCCGAGTACAGCGTCGCGCTGCTTCGCCGGGGTCTCGCCAACGCCACGGCCGAAGGCCGGCTGCGGGCCGGCGACCTCGAGATCCGCACGCACCTGCTGCTCGGCGCCCTCTGCGAAGCGGGCATGCTGCTCGCCCGGGCCTCCGACTCGGAGGCCGCGCTGGCCGGCGTCACCCGCGAGGTCGACGCGCTGCTGGAGGCCTTCGCGACGTAG
- a CDS encoding RICIN domain-containing protein, producing MSKVIFGPGVPLLRWACAVLLAVVAVLLSPPLDARAATVSTFAPGAAWNDQNGNQLQMHGLGIVKSGGTWYGFGEDKNGGESAGDAPFRSIPCFSSTDLRNWTFRSSALPRQAGGDLGPDRVVERPKVVYNASTSTYVMYLHIDDPTYAEAKVGVATSATPCGPYTYRGSFRPLGFESRDESLFQDTDGSAYLLTEDRAHGLRVERLSSDYLSVASGVALLPGYESPAMMKSGGRYFILGSHLTGWNTNDNVYASATSLGGPWTPFTNFAPAGTATYNTQTANIIQVSGSAGTTYVYAGDRWNPADLGSSRMVWLPITVSGPTLNVGWFGSWSLDVSAGTWSADSSVPGEGNHVLTGVGSGQVVDVNGASADDGAAVVQWPANGGANQTWNLRRAYGNVFSVVSAKSGKCLDVSGASTAPGGALVQWTCSGAANQLWAFDAVGDYASPSNTSYVLRSMSSGLVVDVPDHSTSAGTALDQWSGNGGANQVWRVS from the coding sequence ATGTCAAAAGTGATCTTCGGCCCCGGGGTACCACTGCTGCGCTGGGCATGCGCCGTTCTCCTGGCCGTTGTGGCGGTCCTCCTGTCGCCGCCGCTCGACGCGCGCGCGGCGACGGTCAGCACGTTCGCGCCCGGAGCGGCCTGGAACGACCAGAACGGCAACCAGCTCCAGATGCACGGTCTGGGCATCGTGAAATCCGGCGGCACCTGGTACGGCTTCGGCGAGGACAAGAACGGCGGCGAGTCGGCGGGCGACGCGCCCTTCCGCTCGATCCCCTGCTTCTCCTCCACCGACCTGCGGAACTGGACCTTCAGGAGCAGCGCCCTGCCCCGCCAGGCCGGTGGCGACCTCGGGCCCGACCGCGTCGTGGAACGGCCGAAGGTCGTCTACAACGCCTCGACGTCGACGTACGTGATGTACCTCCACATCGACGACCCCACGTACGCGGAGGCGAAGGTCGGGGTGGCGACCAGTGCCACGCCCTGCGGTCCCTACACCTACCGGGGCAGCTTCCGGCCGCTGGGGTTCGAGAGTCGTGACGAGAGCCTGTTCCAGGACACCGACGGAAGCGCCTACCTGCTCACCGAGGACCGGGCGCACGGCCTGCGCGTCGAGCGACTCTCCTCCGACTACCTCTCGGTGGCCTCCGGTGTCGCCCTGCTGCCCGGCTACGAGTCACCGGCGATGATGAAGTCCGGCGGCCGCTACTTCATCCTGGGCTCGCACCTGACCGGCTGGAACACCAACGACAACGTCTACGCGAGCGCCACCTCGCTCGGCGGCCCCTGGACGCCGTTCACGAACTTCGCGCCCGCCGGGACGGCGACCTACAACACCCAGACGGCGAACATCATCCAGGTCAGCGGGTCGGCGGGCACCACGTACGTCTACGCCGGCGACCGCTGGAACCCCGCAGACCTCGGAAGTTCCCGGATGGTCTGGCTGCCGATCACGGTCTCCGGACCGACGCTGAACGTCGGGTGGTTCGGCTCCTGGTCGCTGGACGTGTCGGCCGGCACCTGGTCGGCCGACTCCTCGGTGCCGGGGGAAGGGAACCACGTCCTCACCGGCGTGGGCAGCGGCCAGGTCGTCGACGTGAACGGCGCCTCGGCGGACGACGGCGCAGCCGTCGTCCAGTGGCCCGCGAACGGCGGGGCGAACCAGACCTGGAACCTGCGCCGCGCGTACGGCAACGTGTTCAGCGTGGTCAGCGCGAAGAGCGGCAAGTGCCTCGACGTCTCGGGCGCGTCAACCGCTCCCGGCGGGGCCCTCGTCCAGTGGACGTGCTCGGGGGCGGCGAACCAGCTCTGGGCCTTCGACGCGGTCGGCGACTACGCCTCACCCTCGAACACCTCCTACGTGCTCCGGAGCATGAGCAGCGGACTCGTCGTCGACGTCCCCGACCACTCCACGAGCGCCGGCACGGCGCTGGACCAGTGGAGCGGCAACGGCGGGGCGAACCAGGTGTGGCGCGTCTCCTGA
- a CDS encoding carbon-nitrogen hydrolase family protein, whose protein sequence is MVRTLRLAVAQSTVPEDPGDRGAVRAAGEEIRALMVEAAGAGARLVQFPEGALVYPHKRVVAAGPDGTLAPADWSGAGWEVLREEAERIAALAGELGLWTVFGSLHPLTPPARPHNSLYVVSDQGRLVDRYDKRYLSHTELSYLYTPGRPEPTVFDVDGVRFGLAICIEANFPALFAEYERLDVDCVLLSVMVDDPARATVAQAYGTLYNYWLGYAVAAQFAAGAPAGIVAPGGRWLTRAPAHNRPALAITDLDLHSTDPDIDIALRYARPWRRRARAGLYTDHRAADDPRSGSRTAF, encoded by the coding sequence ATGGTGAGGACATTGCGGTTGGCGGTGGCGCAGAGCACGGTGCCGGAGGATCCGGGGGACCGGGGAGCGGTCCGTGCGGCGGGGGAGGAGATCCGGGCCCTGATGGTCGAGGCGGCCGGGGCGGGCGCGCGGCTGGTGCAGTTCCCGGAGGGGGCTCTCGTCTACCCGCACAAGCGGGTGGTGGCGGCCGGCCCCGACGGCACCCTGGCGCCTGCGGACTGGTCCGGCGCCGGGTGGGAGGTCCTGCGCGAGGAGGCGGAGCGGATCGCGGCCCTTGCCGGCGAGCTGGGCCTGTGGACGGTCTTCGGCTCGCTCCACCCGCTCACCCCGCCGGCGCGTCCGCACAACAGCCTCTACGTCGTCTCCGACCAAGGCCGCCTCGTCGACAGGTACGACAAGCGGTACCTGTCGCACACCGAACTGTCCTATCTCTACACCCCCGGCCGGCCCGAACCCACGGTCTTCGACGTGGACGGCGTCCGCTTCGGCCTCGCGATCTGCATCGAGGCGAACTTCCCCGCCCTCTTCGCCGAGTACGAACGCTTGGACGTCGACTGCGTCCTGCTGTCGGTCATGGTCGACGACCCCGCCCGCGCCACCGTCGCCCAGGCCTACGGCACCCTCTACAACTACTGGCTCGGCTACGCCGTCGCCGCCCAATTCGCCGCCGGCGCCCCCGCCGGCATCGTCGCCCCCGGGGGTCGCTGGCTCACCCGCGCCCCCGCCCACAACCGACCCGCCCTCGCGATCACCGACCTCGACCTCCACTCCACCGACCCGGACATCGACATCGCCCTCCGCTACGCCAGGCCTTGGCGCCGGCGCGCCCGCGCCGGCCTCTACACCGACCACCGCGCCGCCGACGACCCCAGGAGCGGCAGCCGCACCGCGTTCTGA
- a CDS encoding adenylyl cyclase: MSVTPPRRTVLRAAAVAAALPVVGSLSSGAAHAASESRGTTGLGANVLVFDPSMGDAAIQAQVDAVFKIQESNQFGTERHVLAFKPGTYTVDVNVGFYTHVLGLGESPDDVVINGHVTSDAQWFEGNGTQNFWRAAENLCIVPPDGLERWAVSQAAPMRRTHVKGNMTLWPSPPGNRWSSGGFLADSLVDGQVESGSQQQWLSRNDTFGSWTGSNWNMVFVGTQGAPAQSFPAPPMTTVDRTPVIREKPFLTVDARGSYQVFVPALRRDSTGTTWAAGKAAGHSIPLSRFHVAKPGDSAKTLNHALSEGQHLLFTPGIYPLSAPLRVSRPGTVILGLGLATLQAVKGNSLVEVDDVDDVTVAGVLLETASAGSRVLLSVGDGHSRKDHSARPTALFDVFVRVGGFVPGGTEVGIRIDSNDVIVDHVWIWRADHGLDGSVGWAVNPAGTGLLVNGDRVTVYGLFVEHFQKYEVHWKGEHGRTYFFQNEHPYDVPTQSAWSHGATRGYAAYKVADSVRNHRAWGLGSYCFFNLQADIYTDRAYEIPDTPGVVLTDLMTVCLNGAGGGGILHCANNSGDPVQNGFGTYFMKGYSNGVATS, translated from the coding sequence ATGTCTGTCACCCCGCCCCGCCGGACCGTGCTCCGCGCCGCCGCGGTCGCCGCCGCACTGCCCGTGGTCGGCAGCCTTTCGAGCGGCGCGGCCCACGCCGCGTCGGAATCCCGCGGGACCACCGGGCTGGGCGCCAACGTCCTGGTCTTCGACCCCTCCATGGGCGACGCGGCGATCCAGGCTCAGGTCGACGCCGTGTTCAAGATCCAGGAGTCCAACCAGTTCGGCACCGAGCGCCACGTCCTGGCGTTCAAGCCGGGCACCTACACCGTCGACGTCAACGTCGGCTTCTACACGCACGTGCTCGGCCTCGGCGAGAGCCCCGACGACGTCGTGATCAACGGTCACGTCACCTCCGACGCACAGTGGTTCGAGGGCAACGGCACCCAGAACTTCTGGCGGGCCGCCGAGAACCTGTGCATCGTCCCGCCGGACGGCCTGGAGCGCTGGGCGGTCTCCCAGGCGGCCCCGATGCGCCGCACCCACGTCAAGGGCAACATGACCCTGTGGCCCAGCCCGCCCGGCAACCGCTGGTCCAGCGGCGGCTTCCTCGCCGACAGCCTGGTGGACGGCCAGGTCGAGTCGGGTTCGCAGCAGCAGTGGCTGTCCCGCAACGACACCTTCGGCAGCTGGACCGGATCCAACTGGAACATGGTCTTCGTCGGCACCCAGGGCGCCCCCGCCCAGAGCTTCCCCGCGCCTCCGATGACGACGGTCGACCGCACCCCCGTCATACGGGAGAAGCCGTTCCTCACCGTGGACGCCCGCGGCTCCTACCAGGTCTTCGTCCCCGCCCTGCGCCGTGACTCCACCGGGACCACCTGGGCCGCCGGCAAGGCCGCCGGGCACAGCATCCCGCTGTCCCGCTTCCACGTGGCCAAGCCGGGCGACTCCGCCAAGACCCTCAACCACGCTCTCTCCGAGGGCCAGCACCTGCTGTTCACCCCGGGCATCTACCCGCTCTCCGCCCCGCTGCGGGTGTCCCGACCCGGGACCGTCATCCTCGGCCTGGGCCTGGCCACCCTCCAGGCCGTCAAGGGCAACTCGCTCGTCGAGGTCGACGACGTCGACGACGTCACAGTCGCCGGGGTGCTCCTGGAGACCGCCTCCGCAGGCTCCCGCGTCCTGCTCAGCGTCGGCGACGGCCACAGCCGGAAGGACCACTCCGCCCGCCCCACCGCGCTCTTCGACGTCTTCGTGCGCGTCGGCGGTTTCGTGCCCGGCGGCACCGAGGTCGGCATCCGGATCGACAGCAACGACGTGATCGTCGACCACGTCTGGATCTGGCGCGCCGACCACGGTCTCGACGGCAGCGTCGGCTGGGCGGTCAACCCCGCCGGCACCGGCCTCCTCGTCAACGGCGACCGGGTCACCGTGTACGGCCTGTTCGTCGAGCACTTCCAGAAGTACGAGGTGCACTGGAAGGGCGAGCACGGCCGCACCTACTTCTTCCAGAACGAGCACCCCTACGACGTCCCCACCCAGTCCGCCTGGAGCCACGGCGCCACCCGCGGCTACGCCGCGTACAAGGTCGCCGACTCCGTCCGCAACCATCGGGCCTGGGGCTTGGGCAGCTACTGCTTCTTCAACCTGCAGGCCGACATCTACACCGACCGGGCCTACGAGATCCCCGACACCCCCGGGGTCGTCCTCACCGACCTGATGACCGTCTGCCTCAACGGCGCCGGTGGCGGAGGCATCCTGCACTGCGCCAACAACAGCGGTGACCCGGTGCAGAACGGGTTCGGCACCTACTTCATGAAGGGGTACTCGAACGGCGTCGCGACCTCCTGA
- a CDS encoding winged helix-turn-helix transcriptional regulator, with the protein MGASVQHGQAESGKRYDVFHTDCPARDVVDHVTSRWGIWVLISLRSNSLRFYELRESIQGISEKMLAQTLRALVQDGLVWREVEPTTPPQVTYGLTEFGADLGEPLTELFDRITRRLSSDSAG; encoded by the coding sequence ATGGGGGCAAGCGTGCAGCATGGACAGGCCGAGTCGGGGAAGCGGTATGACGTGTTTCACACCGACTGCCCCGCGCGTGATGTGGTCGACCATGTGACCAGCAGGTGGGGCATCTGGGTGTTGATCTCCTTGCGGAGCAACAGCCTCCGGTTCTACGAGCTGCGCGAGAGCATTCAGGGCATCAGCGAGAAGATGCTCGCCCAGACACTGCGCGCGCTGGTTCAGGACGGCCTGGTCTGGCGGGAGGTCGAGCCGACGACACCGCCCCAGGTCACCTACGGGCTGACCGAGTTCGGCGCGGACCTCGGCGAGCCGCTGACGGAGCTGTTCGACCGGATCACTCGGCGGCTGTCGTCAGACAGCGCGGGTTAG